Proteins from a single region of Candidatus Poribacteria bacterium:
- a CDS encoding triose-phosphate isomerase: MRTPIVAGNWKMNKTTAEAVALVSAIREVADASNHVETVVAPTFTSLAVAGEALKGSSARLAGQNMHWETSGAFTGEVSPAMLLDVGCSDVIIAHSERRQFFGETNESANRKLRAAHAAGLRPIYCVGETLDQRQGGVTESLIRAQVVEGLAGISAEQMRGSVIAYEPVWAIGTGVTATPQQAQDVHRLIRAILAELYGQSVADAVRIQYGGSVKPDNIGELLAQPDIDGALVGGASLQAESFCSMIATANSMR, from the coding sequence AACTGGAAGATGAACAAGACGACGGCGGAAGCCGTCGCCCTCGTGTCGGCGATCCGTGAGGTCGCCGATGCCTCGAATCACGTCGAAACCGTCGTCGCGCCGACGTTCACCTCGCTCGCCGTCGCGGGCGAGGCGCTCAAGGGTTCGTCGGCGCGGCTCGCCGGTCAGAACATGCACTGGGAGACCAGCGGCGCGTTCACCGGCGAGGTATCGCCCGCGATGCTGCTCGATGTGGGCTGCTCGGACGTCATCATCGCCCACTCGGAGCGTCGGCAGTTCTTCGGCGAAACGAACGAGTCGGCGAACCGCAAGCTCCGCGCCGCGCATGCCGCCGGACTGCGACCCATCTACTGCGTCGGCGAGACGTTGGACCAGCGGCAGGGCGGCGTTACCGAGTCGCTGATCCGAGCGCAGGTCGTCGAGGGTCTCGCCGGGATTTCAGCAGAGCAGATGCGAGGCAGCGTGATTGCCTACGAACCGGTCTGGGCGATTGGAACCGGTGTCACGGCGACGCCGCAGCAGGCGCAGGATGTGCACCGGCTGATCCGCGCCATCCTCGCCGAGCTCTACGGTCAGAGCGTGGCGGATGCCGTTCGCATTCAGTACGGCGGCAGCGTCAAGCCGGACAACATCGGCGAACTGCTCGCGCAGCCGGATATCGACGGCGCGCTCGTCGGCGGCGCCAGCCTTCAGGCGGAGTCGTTCTGCTCGATGATCGCCACGGCGAACTCGATGCGGTGA